One window of Vanessa cardui chromosome 5, ilVanCard2.1, whole genome shotgun sequence genomic DNA carries:
- the LOC124544558 gene encoding uncharacterized protein LOC124544558 → MVSGARIPFNQAPPLILPTKEVLTEYQTPKSTLMSIELQKMIQTRVLEPAPPTPSFISPLFIITKTNGKNRVIFNLKALNRYLTPKHFNLINHHQTPNFLQSGDWMAKLDLSQAYYHLPIKVQHRRYLRISYEGKLWQMTCLPFGLAAAPKMFASLTNWTAEMLRKQGLRLIVYLDDYLLAHQSREQLEAQVKIAIKFLTSLGWYVNLEKSILTPTRSIEFLGINWDTQINAKSLPQEKVSKVGQYIQARLATGNWTLKQAQRLLGYLNFATFITHRGRLHCRTLQRHSNKLRLNPRAPMKFSEEVHQDLEWWLDNIHQVTPIHHEMMTTNYIVTDASDIQWGALVNSKRLQGAWTRQQQSWHCNMKEMYAVIAAISAETKNLKDSTVILQSDNRTVIAFIRNEGGTRSGPLLELTKVLLTLVDSLNIILLPHHLPGVYNTEADHLSRKRVAPEWHLLPEATEKIFGVWGTPVIDLFASNLAHVVPTYVSLDLADSNACFHEAFSRHWHYDLAWIFCPPSLLPRVLHHLNSASGRFIIITPKWKKPFWRPDLKNRSLTRPRKIQDLETNLIDTSTGRPPAQVDRLNLEAWLILGGIR, encoded by the coding sequence ATGGTATCTGGTGCCCGCATTCCTTTCAACCAAGCGCCACCATTAATTCTTCCAACAAAAGAAGTTTTGACGGAATACCAGACTCCAAAATCGACGTTAATGTCAATCGAGTTACAGAAGATGATTCAAACTCGTGTTCTAGAGCCTGCACCCCCTACCCCAAGTTTCATTTCCCCGTTGTTCATCATAACAAAGACCAATGGAAAAAATCGAGTAATTTTCAATCTGAAAGCCCTAAATCGATACCTGACACCAAAACATTTCAACTTGATAAATCACCATCAGACCCCCAACTTCCTTCAATCAGGAGACTGGATGGCCAAGCTAGATCTCAGCCAAGCCTATTACCACTTGCCTATCAAAGTACAGCACAGGCGCTACCTACGCATCAGCTACGAAGGCAAATTGTGGCAGATGACCTGCCTCCCGTTCGGCTTAGCGGCGGCGCCAAAAATGTTCGCATCCCTAACGAACTGGACTGCAGAAATGCTTCGAAAGCAAGGACTCCGTCTAATTGTCTACCTGGACGACTACCTCCTAGCTCATCAGTCCAGGGAACAGCTGGAAGCCCAAGTAAAAATTGCTATCAAATTCCTAACCAGTCTCGGATGGTATGTCAACTTGGAAAAATCCATCCTCACTCCGACGAGGTCAATAGAATTTCTGGGTATAAATTGGGACACACAAATCAACGCCAAGTCCCTTCCCCAAGAAAAGGTCTCAAAAGTGGGTCAGTACATTCAAGCTCGGCTTGCAACAGGCAATTGGACCCTCAAGCAGGCTCAACGCCTCTTAGGGTATCTCAACTTTGCAACCTTCATCACCCACCGGGGAAGGTTGCATTGCCGAACTCTGCAACGCCACAGCAACAAGCTTCGCCTGAACCCTCGAGCCCCAATGAAGTTCTCGGAGGAAGTCCATCAAGATTTGGAATGGTGGTTGGACAACATACATCAAGTGACTCCAATCCATCACGAGATGATGACAACGAATTACATCGTTACGGACGCATCCGATATACAATGGGGAGCTCTAGTCAACAGCAAGAGATTACAGGGTGCTTGGACTCGGCAACAGCAAAGTTGGCATTGCAACATGAAAGAAATGTATGCAGTGATCGCTGCAATATCAGCCGAAACAAAAAATTTGAAAGACTCGACTGTGATCCTGCAGAGCGACAACCGGACTGTGATAGCCTTCATAAGAAACGAAGGCGGAACCAGGTCAGGGCCTCTCTTAGAGCTGACCAAGGTTCTGCTGACGTTAGTGGACAGCCTCAACATTATACTCCTCCCACACCACCTCCCGGGAGTTTACAATACGGAAGCCGACCACCTCTCGCGCAAGCGCGTCGCTCCCGAGTGGCATCTATTGCCCGAGGCTACAGAAAAGATTTTCGGCGTTTGGGGAACACCCGTAATCGACCTATTTGCGTCAAATCTCGCACATGTTGTTCCAACATATGTCTCATTAGACTTGGCAGACTCGAACGCTTGCTTTCACGAGGCTTTCAGCAGGCACTGGCATTACGATCTGGCCTGGATTTTCTGCCCACCCAGCCTCCTGCCTCGAGTGCTCCATCATCTCAACTCAGCATCAGgcagatttataataataacgccCAAGTGGAAGAAACCATTTTGGCGCCCAGACCTCAAAAACAGATCACTGACTCGACCGAGGAAGATTCAGGACTTGGAGACAAATCTCATAGACACATCCACAGGGCGTCCACCGGCTCAAGTGGACAGACTGAACCTGGAAGCTTGGCTCATTTTGGGTGGGATTCGTTGA